The following proteins are co-located in the Microplitis demolitor isolate Queensland-Clemson2020A chromosome 3, iyMicDemo2.1a, whole genome shotgun sequence genome:
- the LOC103577506 gene encoding E3 ubiquitin-protein ligase HECW2, with product MEMKPDSENYDQSTAALDNHVVMIVKATPSCINDDNSLENSQPSSSSSSSVLTDASSTNCLVNHQNSANGRQQKKISQFTQSGESFLNTQDGVDNCNGSISHQNGHSTDLSVYDKRNCCNSEACSGETDPEKSKSSCIKKKSLMENLLDTSTACSSNNNLESHSLHTPTTTTEPVRKNMIRKKEFLKSNRRTGSEDSTLNKSTQHQSTRNCSLDDNLSSSSICESDEACNSSSQHKSTSVSVDEAVSLPLDLPEADSESVVVKQKPFKLPSLVNLYEAAEAQRIELEANAAASLEASTSSREDGAQSLNSELPSAYSSEGSNSDTESQRANDIPRGEVAKKRVRSMDVMGLLDRVEYYQLWRSTGGQSSAPESMQDNGMYPNPPPLPPRAAHRPLHRSNALPTTLPTLSRKHLHKHSAPCRPEDCFGFEIVDVDETVASKTRTAVTKSIALLSSPRPHRPLSRLDAGASSQPECPPTPTHRPKPLRPLPMCPSTNPSLTSEEPLPPSWEARIDSHGRVFYIDHVNRTTTWQRPGQTTRNTGCEMRRQQLDRRYQSVRRTISRPDNIDREASGSSSSSSGAVAIAVASANANTNTNANANQPESNGERSVPDRSNITEPFDIATIPPVLFLSRPDFFTVLHTNMDAMELYNRNPSLKHMISKIRRDPLVFPRYEHNRDLVALINFFADPTKELPRGYESKLDRTGKRFFISHARKATSFIDPRLHTEATYPRALLDEAPVPPPRPQQSGITTIPEIPIAYNDKVVAFLRQPNIMDILKERHAALGQNIALREKVNTIRVEGSAALQRLGHDVPLALLLSLFEQEIMSYVPGNIGRSPIGSPHASPGLTRASARAPAPYRRDFEAKLRTFYRKLESKGFGQGPGKLKLHIRRENLLEDAFTRIMAASKKDLQKGKLVVIFDHEEGLDYGGPSREFFFHLSRELFNPYYGLFEYSANDTYTVQVSPMSAFVDNYHDWFRFSGRVLGLALVHQYLLDAFFTRPFYKALLRVPASLSDLESLDQEFHQSLMWIKERDISIEPLELTFSVTEELLGRVAERELKPGGRNITVTEKNKKEYLERVVRWRLERGVSEQTESLVRGFYEVVDPRLVSVFDARELELVIAGAAEIDLNDWRAHTEYRSGYHDGHPVVEWFWSSISRFTNEQRLRLLQFVTGTSSIPYEGFAALRGSTGPRKFCIEKWGRPNSLPRAHTCFNRLDLPPYPTPEILYEKLLLAVEETNTFGIE from the exons atgGAAATGAAGCCAGACTCAGAAAATTATGATCAGAGTACCGCAGCACTGGATAATCATGTAGTTATGATTGTTAAAGCTACTCCAAGTTgtattaatgatgataatagtTTGGAAAACTCACAgccatcgtcatcatcatcgtcatctgtATTAACTGATGCATCATCAACAAATTGTTTAGTTAATCACCAGAATTCAGCGAATGGAaggcaacaaaaaaaaatatcgcaaTTTACTCAGTCTGgtgaaagttttttaaatacacaGGATGGAGTTGATAATTGTAATGGAAGTATTAGTCATCAGAATGGCCATTCAACAGATTTATCTGTATATGATAAACGAAATTGTTGTAACTCAGAAGCGTGCAGTGGAGAAACAGATCCTGAGAAAAGTAAATCAAGttgtataaagaaaaaatcattaatggaaaatttattagacaCTTCGACTGCATGttcaagtaataataatttagaatcTCACTCGCTTCATACACCCACCACCACCACCGAGCCAGTACGTAAAAAtatgattagaaaaaaagaatttttaaaaagtaaccGTCGTACGGGTAGTGAAGATTcgacattaaataaatcaactcAGCACCAGAGTACGAGAAATTGTTCATTGGATGATAATCTGTCTAGTTCATCGATTTGTGAATCAGACGAAGCATGTAATTCATCATCGCAACATAAAAGTACTAGTGTGTCTGTAGACGAAGCAGTTTCATTGCCATTAGATTTACCAGAAGCCGATTCGGAGAGCGTTGTAGTTAAACAGAAACCATTTAAATTACCGAGTCTAGTTAATCTTTACGAAGCAGCTGAGGCTCAGCGGATCGAGTTAGAAGCCAACGCAGCTGCTTCCTTGGAAGCCAGTACGTCGAGTCGCGAGGATGGAGCTCAGTCACTTAATTCCGAGCTTCCTTCGGCGTACAGCAGTGAAGGGAGTAACTCTGATACAGAATCACAGCGTGCTAATGATATACCACGTGGTGAAGTTGCGAAAAAACGTGTGCGAAGTATGGACGTAATGGGATTACTAGATCGCGTAGAGTATTATCAGCTGTGGCGCAGTACCGGAGGACAGTCATCAGCACCAGAATCAATGCAGGATAACGGTATGTATCCAAATCCACCACCATTGCCACCGAGAGCCGCACACAGACCCCTACATCGAAGCAATGCTTTACCAACGACTCTGCCTACACTTTCTCGTAAACATCTTCACAAACATTCTGCACCTTGTCGCCCGGAAGATTGCTTCGGATTTGAGATTGTCGATGTTGACGAAACCGTAGCTTCGAAGACTCGGACTGCCGTCACCAAGAGCATCGCGCTATTGAGCTCACCACGGCCCCACAGGCCGTTATCGAGACTCGATGCTGGAGCTAGTAGTCAACCAGAGTGCCCTCCTACACCAACACATCGTCCAAAACCTTTGAGGCCTTTACCCATGTGTCCTTCGACCAATCCATCTCTCACGTCTGAGGAACCATTACCGCCGTCTTGGGAGGCTCGGATTGACAGTCACGGTcgtgtattttatattgatcATGTTAATCGTACAACCACGTGGCAACGACCAGGACAAACGACAAGAAACACTGGCTGTGAAATGCGTCGTCAACAACTTGACCGACGGTATCAAAGTGTACGCAGAACAATATCGCGACCTGATAATATAGATCGTGAAGCTTCCGGatcttcttcatcttcttctgGCGCTGTTGCTATTGCTGTTGCTAGTGCTAATGCTAATACTAACACTAATGCTAATGCTAATCAACCAGAAAGCAATGGTGAACGATCAGTGCCTGATAGAAGTAATATTACAGAACCATTTGATATTGCAACTATACCAccggtattatttttatcgcgaccagatttttttacagtacttCATACCAATATGGATGCAATGGAATTGTACAATCGTAATCCAAGTCTCAAGCATATGATCAGCAAAATTCGTAGAGATCCATTGGTTTTTCCGCGGTACGAACACAACCGTGATTTAGTGGCATTGATAAATTTCTTTGCTGATCCGACAAAAGAATTACCACGTGGCTATGAATCAAAATTAGATAGAACAGGCAaacgtttttttataagtCATGCAAGAAAAGCCACGTCGTTTATTGATCCAAGACTACATACTGAAGCTACATACCCTCGAGCATTGCTAGATGAAGCTCCTGTACCACCGCCACGACCTCAACAGTCGGGTATCACTACTATACCCGAAATTCCTATTGCTTATAACGATAAAGTTGTTGCTTTTCTACGGCAGCCAAATATTatggatattttaaaagaaagacACGCAGCTCTGGGACAAAATATTGCTTTGCGAGAAAAAGTTAATACTATTCGGGTAGAAGGATCTGCTGCTTTACAAAGACTGGGCCATGATGTACCTTTGGCTTTACTGTTGAGTTTATTTGAGCAAGAAATAATGTCCTATGTTCCGGGTAATATTGGAAGATCACCTATTGGTAGTCCTCATGCATCACCTGGTCTAACGCGAGCCTCTGCTCGTGCACCGGCACCGTACCGTCGTGACTTTGAAGCTAAATTACGTACATTTTATCGTAAACTCGAGAGTAAAGGATTCGGTCAAGGTCCgggtaaattaaaattacatataaggCGTGAAAATCTTCTGGAAGATGCATTTACAAGAATAATGGCTGCGTCAAAAAAAGATCTGCAGAAAGGAAAACTTGTAGTTATATTTGATCATGAAGAAGGTTTAGATTACGGTGGTCCATCTCgtgaatttttctttcatctATCTCGTGAGCTCTTTAATCCTTACTACGGGCTATTTGAGTACTCGGCAAATGACACGTACACTGTTCAAGTATCACCAATGTCGGCGTTTGTTGACAACTATCATGACTGGTTTAGATTCTCAGGTAGAGTGCTAGGCTTAGCTTTGGTACACCAGTACCTACTTGATGCTTTTTTTACTAGGCCATTTTACAAAGCTCTGCTGCGTGTACCGGCAAGTTTAAGCGATTTAGAAAGCCTGGATCAAGAATTTCATCAGAGCTTAATGTGGATTAAAGAACGTGATATAAGTATTGAACCACTTGAGTTAACATTTTCAGTAACTGAAGAACTTTTGGGACGTGTTGCTGAACGTGAGCTTAAACCAGGTGGACGAAACATTACGGTgacagagaaaaataaaaaagaatatctCGAACGAGTAGTTAGATGGCGACTAGAACGAGGAGTCTCTGAACAAACTGAGTCACTTGTTCGTGGGTTTTATGAAGTTGTAGATCCACGTCTAGTTTCAGTATTTGACGCTCGTGAACTTGAGCTTGTTATTGCTGGTGCTGCTGAAATAGACTTGAATGACTGGAGAGCTCACACTGAATATCGAAGTGGTTATCATGATGGTCATCCTGTGGTCGAGTGGTTTTGGAGTAGTATCAGTCGATTTACCAACGAACAACGATTGAGATTACTCCAGTTTGTCACTGGCACTTCTAGCATTCCATATGAGGGCTTTGCTGCCCTACGCGGTTCGACGggaccaagaaaattttgtatagAAAAATGGGGAAGACCTAATAGTTTACCCAG agCGCATACATGCTTTAATAGATTGGACTTACCGCCGTATCCAACACctgaaattttatacgaaaAATTACTACTGGCTGTTGAAGAAACAAATACTTTTGgtattgagtaa